One genomic region from Balaenoptera musculus isolate JJ_BM4_2016_0621 chromosome X, mBalMus1.pri.v3, whole genome shotgun sequence encodes:
- the LOC118888980 gene encoding melanoma-associated antigen B4-like, giving the protein MPRGQKSKRRARERRYRARAKTQSLKGAQATEAAAAAAEIEELPSSPASVSRGTPEGVSCPGYEEGARASQDKESASTFQAAPSTHSTCTDPVTRNSGMLVQFLLEKYKLKEPIRQAEMLKSIDRRYKKHFHEILRRASESMELVFGLDLKEVDPTRHYYALISKLALSSEESLSDESGLPKSGLLMILLGMILMKGNRATKEEIWEFLNALGLYAGRRHSIFGEPSRLISEDFVQQNYLTYRQVPNSDPPCYEFLWGPRALAETSKMKVLEFVAKVNADVPSAFPDLYEEALKDEEERAGVRAAARAAALAQRSARSRAKARSSSHI; this is encoded by the coding sequence ATGCCTCGAGGCCAGAAGAGCAAGCGCCGTGCCCGCGAGAGACGCTACCGGGCCCGGGCGAAGACTCAGAGTCTCAAGGGTGCCCAGGCCactgaggcggcggcggcggcagcagagATAGAAGAGTTGCCCTCCTCCCCTGCTTCTGTTTCTCGGGGTACTCCCGAGGGAGTTTCCTGCCCAGGATATGAAGAGGGTGCCCGGGCGAGCCAAGATAAGGAAAGTGCAAGTACCTTCCAGGCAGCACCTTCCACTCACAGCACTTGCACAGATCCTGTGACCAGGAATTCCGGCATGTTGGTGCAGTTCCTGCTGGAGAAGTACAAGTTGAAGGAGCCCATCCGGCAGGCAGAAATGCTGAAGAGTATCGACAGGCGGTACAAGAAGCACTTCCATGAGATCCTCAGGAGAGCCTCTGAGAGCATGGAGCTGGTCTTTGGCCTCGATCTGAAGGAAGTTGACCCCACCCGTCACTACTACGCCCTCATCAGCAAGCTGGCCCTCTCCAGCGAGGAAAGTCTGAGTGATGAGTCGGGGCTGCCCAAGTCCGGTCTCCTGATGATTCTCCTGGGCATGATCTTAATGAAGGGCAACCGTGCCACCAAGGAGGAGATCTGGGAATTCCTCAATGCGTTGGGGTTGTATGCTGGAAGGAGGCACTCGATCTTtggggagcccagcaggctcatCAGCGAAGATTTCGTGCAGCAGAATTACCTGACGTACCGCCAGGTGCCCAACAGCGATCCTCCGTGCTATGAGTTCCTGTGGGGCCCGAGAGCCCTGGCTGAAACCAGCAAGATGAAAGTGCTGGAGTTTGTGGCGAAGGTCAATGCTGACGTCCCCAGTGCCTTCCCAGATCTCTATGAGGAGGCTCtgaaagatgaggaagagagagcagGAGTGAGAGCCGCGGCCAGGGCCGCAGCTCTCGCTCAGCGCAGTGCACGTTCCAGGGCCAAGGCCCGCAGCTCCTCCCACATCTAG